The Arachis duranensis cultivar V14167 chromosome 2, aradu.V14167.gnm2.J7QH, whole genome shotgun sequence genome has a window encoding:
- the LOC107475196 gene encoding COP9 signalosome complex subunit 2 isoform X1 has protein sequence MASDADMEDYGFEYSDEEQEEQDVDIENQYYNSKGLVETDPEGALSGFAEVVRMEQEKAEWGFKALKQTVKLYYRLGRYKEMMEAYREMLTYIKSAVTRNYSEKCINSIMDYVSGSASQNFGLLQKFYQTTLKALEEAKNERLWFKTNLKLCKIFFDIGEYGRMSKILKELHKSCQREDGTDDHKKGTQLLEVYAIEIQMYTETKNNKKLKQLYQKALTIKSAIPHPRIMGIIHECGGKMHMAERQWAEAATDFFEAFKNYDEAGNHRRIQCLKYLVLANMLMESEVNPFDGQEAKPYKNDPEILAMTNLIAAYQRNEILEFEKILKSNRRTIMDDPFIRNYIEDLLKNIRTQVLLKLIKPYTRIRIPFISKLVNWLSEGLCCCFLIASFNELNVPEHDVEQLLVSLILDNRIQGHIDQVNRLLERSDRSKGMKKYTAIDKWNTQLKSLYPIISTRG, from the exons GTTTGGTTGAAACTGATCCAGAAGGTGCACTTTCTGGTTTTGCTGAGGTAGTGCGCATGGAACAAGAAAAGGCTGAATG GGGATTTAAAGCTCTAAAACAAACCGTCAAGCTCTACTATCGACTTGGGAGATATAAAGAGATGATGGAAGCCTACAGGGAGATGTTGACTTATATTAAGTCTGCAGTGACTCGGAACTACAGTGAAAAATGCATAAACAGCATTATGGACTATGTCTCAGGTTCAGCTAGCCAGAACTTTGGTCTTCTGCAAAAATTCTACCAGACAACTCTGAAAGCccttgaagaagcaaagaaTGAG AGATTGTGGTTTAAAACAAATCTGAAGCTTTGTAAGATTTTCTTTGATATTGGTGAATATGGACGAATGAGCAAG ATCTTGAAGGAACTTCACAAATCTTGCCAAAGAGAAGATGGCACAGATGACCATAAGAAAGGAACCCAACTGTTGGAGGTTTATGCAATAGAAATCCAGATGTACACAGAGACCAAGAACAACAAAAAACTCAAG CAACTTTACCAGAAAGCACTTACTATTAAGTCAGCTATTCCCCATCCAAGAATAATGGGGATAATCCATGAATGTGGGGGTAAAATGCATATGGCAGAGCGCCAGTGGGCAGAAGCAGCTACTGACTTCTTTGAAGCTTTTAAGAATTATGATGAAGCTGGGAATCATAGGCGGATCCAATGCTTGAA GTACCTTGTTCTTGCCAACATGTTGATGGAGTCTGAAGTGAATCCTTTTGATGGACAGGAGGCTAAGCC ATACAAGAATGACCCGGAAATTTTGGCAATGACAAATTTGATAGCAGCCTATCAACGGAATGAAATATTGGAATTTGAGAAAATACTGAAG AGTAACAGAAGAACCATCATGGATGATCCATTTATCAGAAATTACATTGAGGATCTGCTAAAGAATATCAGAACACAAGTCTTGCTTAAGCTCATCAAACCATATACAAGGATAAGGATACCATTTATATCTAAG TTGGTTAACTGGCTAAGTGAAGGGTTGTGCTGTTGCTTTCTTATTGCTTCCTTTAAT GAACTGAACGTTCCCGAACATGATGTTGAGCAGCTGCTTGTGTCACTGATTCTGGATAATAGAATTCAAGGACACATTGATCAAGTGAACAGGCTCTTGGAACGTTCTGATAG GTCGAAAGGAATGAAAAAGTACACTGCCATAGACAAATGGAACACACAGCTAAAATCTCTCTATCCAATAATCAGCACTAGAGGTTAG
- the LOC107475196 gene encoding COP9 signalosome complex subunit 2 isoform X2, which translates to MASDADMEDYGFEYSDEEQEEQDVDIENQYYNSKGLVETDPEGALSGFAEVVRMEQEKAEWGFKALKQTVKLYYRLGRYKEMMEAYREMLTYIKSAVTRNYSEKCINSIMDYVSGSASQNFGLLQKFYQTTLKALEEAKNERLWFKTNLKLCKIFFDIGEYGRMSKILKELHKSCQREDGTDDHKKGTQLLEVYAIEIQMYTETKNNKKLKQLYQKALTIKSAIPHPRIMGIIHECGGKMHMAERQWAEAATDFFEAFKNYDEAGNHRRIQCLKYLVLANMLMESEVNPFDGQEAKPYKNDPEILAMTNLIAAYQRNEILEFEKILKSNRRTIMDDPFIRNYIEDLLKNIRTQVLLKLIKPYTRIRIPFISKELNVPEHDVEQLLVSLILDNRIQGHIDQVNRLLERSDRSKGMKKYTAIDKWNTQLKSLYPIISTRG; encoded by the exons GTTTGGTTGAAACTGATCCAGAAGGTGCACTTTCTGGTTTTGCTGAGGTAGTGCGCATGGAACAAGAAAAGGCTGAATG GGGATTTAAAGCTCTAAAACAAACCGTCAAGCTCTACTATCGACTTGGGAGATATAAAGAGATGATGGAAGCCTACAGGGAGATGTTGACTTATATTAAGTCTGCAGTGACTCGGAACTACAGTGAAAAATGCATAAACAGCATTATGGACTATGTCTCAGGTTCAGCTAGCCAGAACTTTGGTCTTCTGCAAAAATTCTACCAGACAACTCTGAAAGCccttgaagaagcaaagaaTGAG AGATTGTGGTTTAAAACAAATCTGAAGCTTTGTAAGATTTTCTTTGATATTGGTGAATATGGACGAATGAGCAAG ATCTTGAAGGAACTTCACAAATCTTGCCAAAGAGAAGATGGCACAGATGACCATAAGAAAGGAACCCAACTGTTGGAGGTTTATGCAATAGAAATCCAGATGTACACAGAGACCAAGAACAACAAAAAACTCAAG CAACTTTACCAGAAAGCACTTACTATTAAGTCAGCTATTCCCCATCCAAGAATAATGGGGATAATCCATGAATGTGGGGGTAAAATGCATATGGCAGAGCGCCAGTGGGCAGAAGCAGCTACTGACTTCTTTGAAGCTTTTAAGAATTATGATGAAGCTGGGAATCATAGGCGGATCCAATGCTTGAA GTACCTTGTTCTTGCCAACATGTTGATGGAGTCTGAAGTGAATCCTTTTGATGGACAGGAGGCTAAGCC ATACAAGAATGACCCGGAAATTTTGGCAATGACAAATTTGATAGCAGCCTATCAACGGAATGAAATATTGGAATTTGAGAAAATACTGAAG AGTAACAGAAGAACCATCATGGATGATCCATTTATCAGAAATTACATTGAGGATCTGCTAAAGAATATCAGAACACAAGTCTTGCTTAAGCTCATCAAACCATATACAAGGATAAGGATACCATTTATATCTAAG GAACTGAACGTTCCCGAACATGATGTTGAGCAGCTGCTTGTGTCACTGATTCTGGATAATAGAATTCAAGGACACATTGATCAAGTGAACAGGCTCTTGGAACGTTCTGATAG GTCGAAAGGAATGAAAAAGTACACTGCCATAGACAAATGGAACACACAGCTAAAATCTCTCTATCCAATAATCAGCACTAGAGGTTAG